The following are encoded in a window of Primulina eburnea isolate SZY01 chromosome 4, ASM2296580v1, whole genome shotgun sequence genomic DNA:
- the LOC140831070 gene encoding uncharacterized protein: protein MASNSDVGSIGKVSNKRPLENGHLPKYKPRKVSAVRDFPPGCGLHAVPADSKHEENGGGVNDCPVAHAAIDNGVESFLASSPMKADIGDIPKFLKLDGIKNSEIVKDNGPSGVKVSSTEVDCGSRYINSPVDKVFESVNALVEDVTATAIDGTNLEEVMMEIGPTCDELPNEVEVQTLEALDQPVELDRAESLDALVGKMNTTDGFSNGVAKITESDSSKEETEPEGQSTLEKLSEVEASVSIPNSIAGEAKSVSDAGASVHEFPLVGFSQPSTSFYGNFKLGASAMVKDKYHPRRVSAVRDFPPGCGTNNWVPTEQKQQTDTSGKDYLDGVKQVEIKMEEINETNTTKSENMNETDTTENRASVARELVSFEECNGGPQDSNIEETAVRPPRNDFDPDDKLHRLVVHGLAAAPLWPRRKGKLSSNDFLRESTAGKSKKHTFHGKPKSIAISSNRNLDADCLGNSSTKKNAVPGSYDTDGNRGSSIFFHKEDHDVYDEDLPYLTPVPIQAIPGDTNEDIAGPVGKEIIVYEPDTCDNMKPLHRGFSLKGEVERKVVHGLMKAPYCPWTQGKIVLDNSDEGNSGGKVRNQKLYSRKKVKGVTKKSSSELNFLRGLSMKQKEDSVVDEDGSPEGFMQTDKAGPDHPGDLPANSFAIREMQDIGVRLPPFGPKYSSQGDARNRVRESLRLFHAICRKLLQKEEANSRPNEGGSLRESDKKMKRIDLVSAKIIKQKGKEVNTDKQMFGQVPGVEVGDEFQYRVELAIVGIHRLYQAGIDWMKVNGEPVAISIVASGAYSDDLENADVLIYSGQGGNVVGKSKQAEDQKLERGNLALRNSISAETPVRVVRGWKETKTIDPADSRPKTVSIYVYDGLYTVKRYWTEVGPRGKQVFMFELRRNPGQPELAWKELKNSNKFRTRPGVCVSDISGGKEPFPILAVNIIDDEKPPPFNYTSKMIYPDWFCPIPPEGCNCTGRCGYTKNCPCEARNGGKIPYNHNGAIVEAKPLVFECGPSCNCPPSCYNRVTQRGIRFKLEIFKTDSRGWGIRSLNSVPSGSFICEYAGELLEDKEAEQRVGNDEYLFDIGQNYSDFSLNAEELPVESMGEAEAGYTIDAGQYGNVGRFVNHSCSPNLYAQNVIYDHDDKRMPHVMFFAAENIPPLQELTYHYNYTLDQVRDSNGNIKIKKCYCGSAKCTGRMY from the coding sequence ATGGCTTCAAATTCAGACGTTGGATCAATCGGGAAAGTGTCGAACAAGAGGCCATTGGAAAATGGTCATTTGCCCAAATACAAGCCCAGGAAAGTATCTGCGGTCCGTGATTTTCCTCCTGGGTGTGGTCTCCATGCTGTACCTGCTGATTCCAAGCATGAGGAAAATGGCGGTGGTGTTAATGATTGTCCCGTGGCCCATGCTGCGATAGATAATGGTGTCGAGAGTTTCTTAGCATCCAGTCCAATGAAAGCTGATATAGGTGACATACCCAAATTCCTAAAACTTGATGGGATAAAGAATTCTGAAATTGTAAAGGATAATGGACCTAGTGGCGTTAAAGTTTCTAGCACCGAGGTTGATTGTGGGTCGCGTTATATTAATAGTCCTGTCGATAAAGTATTTGAGTCGGTGAATGCGTTGGTGGAAGATGTTACAGCCACAGCGATAGATGGCACGAATTTAGAGGAAGTGATGATGGAAATCGGACCCACATGCGACGAGTTGCCAAATGAGGTTGAAGTTCAAACACTTGAAGCGTTAGATCAACCCGTTGAATTAGATAGAGCTGAATCATTGGATGCATTGGTGGGGAAAATGAACACCACGGATGGTTTCTCGAATGGTGTTGCAAAGATTACAGAGTCTGATTCTTCTAAGGAAGAGACAGAGCCTGAAGGCCAGTCAACGTTGGAAAAGTTAAGCGAGGTGGAAGCATCTGTTTCGATTCCAAATTCCATTGCAGGCGAGGCAAAATCCGTGTCAGATGCTGGTGCTTCCGTTCATGAATTCCCATTGGTTGGTTTTTCTCAGCCATCAACTTCATTTTATGGCAATTTTAAGCTAGGGGCTTCTGCTATGGTGAAGGACAAATACCATCCAAGAAGGGTGTCAGCTGTTCGTGACTTCCCTCCTGGTTGTGGGACTAACAATTGGGTTCCTACTGAACAAAAGCAACAGACTGATACTTCTGGAAAAGACTATCTTGATGGGGTAAAACAAGTTGAAATAAAAATGGAGGAGATTAATGAAACCAATACAACCAAATCAGAGAACATGAATGAAACCGATACAACTGAGAATAGAGCCAGTGTAGCTCGTGAGCTCGTGAGTTTTGAGGAATGTAATGGAGGTCCACAAGATAGCAATATCGAAGAAACTGCAGTAAGGCCTCCACGCAATGATTTTGACCCAGATGACAAATTGCATAGACTAGTGGTTCATGGCCTGGCTGCTGCACCACTTTGGCCACGGAGGAAAGGAAAACTATCTTCAAATGATTTTCTCCGTGAATCAACTGCTGGAAAGTCAAAAAAACATACTTTTCATGGGAAACCTAAGTCTATAGCCATTTCTTCAAATAGGAATCTTGACGCAGATTGTTTAGGAAATTCATCTACAAAAAAAAACGCAGTTCCTGGTTCCTATGATACAGATGGGAACCGAGGTTCATCAATTTTCTTTCACAAGGAAGATCATGATGTTTATGACGAAGATTTACCCTATCTAACACCTGTTCCGATCCAAGCAATTCCTGGTGATACCAATGAGGATATTGCAGGACCAGTTGGAAAGGAGATTATTGTCTATGAACCGGATACATGCGATAATATGAAGCCTTTGCACCGTGGTTTCAGCTTAAAAGGTGAAGTGGAGAGGAAGGTGGTGCATGGTCTGATGAAAGCGCCTTATTGTCCATGGACACAAGGGAAAATAGTTTTAGACAACTCGGATGAAGGAAATAGTGGAGGAAAAGTGAGGAATCAGAAATTGTACTCGAGAAAGAAGGTGAAGGGTGTTACTAAGAAAAGTAGTTCTGAATTGAATTTTCTGCGAGGACTATCTATGAAGCAGAAAGAAGATTCTGTGGTTGATGAAGATGGTAGCCCCGAGGGATTTATGCAAACAGATAAGGCAGGTCCTGATCATCCTGGAGACTTACCTGCAAATTCTTTTGCCATCCGTGAAATGCAAGATATTGGAGTCAGGTTGCCTCCTTTTGGTCCTAAATATTCAAGTCAAGGTGATGCCCGTAACAGAGTAAGAGAAAGTTTAAGGCTGTTTCATGCTATTTGCCGGAAGCTCTTGCAAAAAGAGGAAGCAAATTCAAGGCCAAATGAGGGAGGAAGCTTGAGGGAATCTGACAAAAAAATGAAAAGGATCGATCTTGTCTCTGCAAAGATAATTAAACAAAAAGGAAAAGAAGTTAACACAGATAAGCAGATGTTTGGACAAGTGCCAGGAGTTGAAGTGGGTGATGAGTTTCAGTACAGGGTCGAACTTGCGATTGTTGGTATTCACCGCCTGTATCAGGCTGGTATAGACTGGATGAAGGTCAACGGCGAACCAGTTGCCATTAGTATTGTTGCTTCTGGGGCTTATTCTGATGATTTGGAGAATGCTGATGTCTTAATATACTCGGGGCAAGGAGGAAACGTTGTTGGGAAGTCTAAGCAAGCTGAAGATCAGAAGCTAGAAAGAGGTAATTTGGCTTTAAGAAATAGTATATCAGCCGAGACTCCGGTTCGTGTTGTCCGTGGGTGGAAGGAAACAAAGACGATTGATCCTGCTGATTCAAGACCTAAGACAGTCAGCATTTATGTTTATGATGGCCTATACACTGTGAAAAGATATTGGACGGAAGTAGGGCCTCGGGGTAAGCAGGTTTTCATGTTTGAGTTGAGGAGGAATCCTGGTCAACCTGAACTTGCCTGGAAGGAATTAAAGAATTCAAATAAATTCAGAACTCGGCCAGGTGTTTGTGTCAGTGATATTTCAGGAGGAAAAGAGCCGTTCCCTATATTAGCTGTCAATATTATAGATGATGAGAAACCGCCCCCGTTCAACTACACTTCCAAGATGATTTATCCTGATTGGTTCTGTCCTATTCCCCCTGAAGGTTGTAATTGCACAGGGAGATGTGGTTACACTAAAAATTGCCCATGTGAAGCGAGAAACGGCGGTAAGATTCCATACAACCACAACGGAGCTATTGTCGAAGCGAAACCTCTGGTATTCGAGTGCGGCCCTTCTTGTAATTGTCCTCCTTCATGCTATAACAGAGTCACCCAACGTGGCATCAGATTTAAGCTGGAGATATTCAAAACAGATTCAAGGGGCTGGGGTATAAGGTCCCTAAATTCTGTCCCTTCAGGAAGTTTTATATGTGAGTATGCAGGCGAGCTTCTTGAAGACAAGGAAGCTGAACAAAGAGTTGGAAATGATGAATATCTCTTTGATATTGGTCAAAATTACAGCGACTTTTCTCTCAATGCTGAAGAACTTCCAGTCGAATCTATGGGAGAAGCTGAAGCTGGATATACAATTGATGCTGGACAATATGGAAATGTTGGCAGGTTTGTCAATCACAGCTGTTCACCCAACCTTTATGCTCAAAATGTGATATATGATCACGATGACAAGAGGATGCCCCATGTAATGTTTTTTGCCGCGGAGAACATCCCCCCCTTGCAAGAGCTGACTTACCATTACAACTACACGCTTGATCAGGTGCGTGATTCAAATGGAAATATTAAGATTAAGAAATGTTACTGTGGTTCTGCAAAATGTACTGGCAGGAtgtattga
- the LOC140831072 gene encoding uncharacterized protein isoform X2 yields MYSILLYFSPKIFTGKRSRFHSPFMSLSTLCCAAQDAYLLSEHDVELDLSYTELQQRMQKHATTGSIINALNTLNFTRHVKPTVSDYNWMIYRYFKSDSVVLDELFEVYIGMKRFGPTPNLLTYNTFLNGLIFLGSLKDAILIVEDMINCGFLPSFTVISKLLRRLLKVGNVVDSAIVFELMLSVNYIPSYYNVSALIRDLCKAGMVQKAYFFFLVILEKEYFPCGCLFDHILWSLCKSEQSHLTLAFVGWLKKKGIAPTVRSYTALVCGFSRERLWIEAFNCLNEMENDGYKPHLITYTIVIKSLCDDGKVDEALRYVGKMEKAGCVPDLVTYNIVLRELCHQGRVVEVGELIRIIDQKGFFPDLFTYSALAGGMLKSDNVEIANKLLVDTVLRSCSIDDVVYNIYLHSTSCHGNSRETLLLMESMMEKGFKPTSVSYNTVLKGLCKENYVDEALELLDSANWPTNGPDLISFNTILSAACKQGNSSMIRRILYRMEFEGIKLDVVSSTCLIQYFCTVGKISEGLKLLESMINDGPRPNTVTLNTLLIGLCKNRLLGMAEKIFNYVKGVGISPNTVTYNILMRASVREDNDLLLYELSRDMHCQNIKPDASTYGCFIYSLCRGGYQRLM; encoded by the exons ATGTATTCTATCCTtctttatttttcaccaaaaatctTCACTGGGAAAAGATCTCGTTTTCACTCCCCTTTCATGAGTCTGTCCACTTTGTGTTGTGCTGCACAAGATGCTTACTTGTTATCAGAACATGATGTGGAGCTGGATTTGAGTTACACTGAACTGCAACAGAGAATGCAGAAGCATGCAACTACAGGTAGCATTATAAATGCCCTCAACACTTTGAATTTCACAAGGCATGTGAAACCAACTGTTTCCGACTACAATTGGATGATTTATCGCTATTTCAAATCTGATAGTGTCGTGCTTGATGAGTTGTTTGAGGTTTATATTGGAATGAAAAGATTCGGTCCGACCCCAAATTTGTTGACATACAATACCTTTTTGAACGGGCTTATTTTTCTTGGGAGTTTAAAAGATGCGATTTTAATTGTTGAAGATATGATAAATTGTGGGTTTTTGCCTTCCTTCACGGTTATATCTAAATTGTTGAGGAGGCTGCTGAAAGTTGGAAATGTTGTAGATTCTGCAATAGTGTTTGAGCTTATGTTGAGTGTCAATTACATTCCTAGTTATTACAATGTGAGTGCCTTGATTCGGGATCTTTGTAAAGCTGGAATGGTTCAAAAAGCATATTTTTTCTTCTTGGTAATTTTGGAGAAGGAATACTTTCCATGTGGTTGTCTTTTCGATCATATATTATGGTCTTTGTGCAAGTCTGAGCAGAGTCACCTGACATTGGCTTTTGTCGGCTGGTTAAAAAAGAAGGGCATTGCACCTACTGTTCGCTCGTATACTGCTTTAGTTTGTGGCTTTAGTAGAGAAAGGTTGTGGATTGAAGCCTTTAATTGTTTAAATGAGATGGAAAATGATGGTTATAAGCCTCATCTGATAACTTACACTATAGTTATCAAGTCTCTTTGTGATGACGGGAAAGTTGACGAGGCATTAAGGTATGTGGGTAAAATGGAAAAGGCAGGGTGTGTTCCTGATTTGGTCACATACAATATAGTTCTACGTGAGCTTTGCCATCAAGGTAGGGTGGTTGAAGTCGGTGAACTTATTCGCATTATTGATCAAAAGGGTTTCTTTCCAGATTTGTTTACATATTCTGCTTTGGCGGGAGGCATGCTGAAAAGTGACAACGTTGAGATTGCCAATAAGCTGTTAGTTGATACTGTTTTGAGGAGCTGTTCTATAGATGATGTAGTTTACAATATATATCTGCATTCGACATCCTGTCATGGTAATTCGAGGGAAACATTGTTGCTGATGGAGAGTATGATGGAGAAGGGATTTAAACCAACCAGTGTGTCGTACAATACAGTTTTGAAAGGTTTGTGCAAGGAAAACTACGTCGATGAAGCTTTAGAATTATTGGACAGTGCTAACTGGCCTACCAATGGACCGGATTTGATTTCCTTCAATACAATCTTGTCTGCAGCTTGTAAACAGGGAAATTCATCCATGATACGGCGGATTTTGTACAGGATGGAATTCGAAGGAATAAAACTTGATGTTGTAAGTTCAACATGTCTGATCCAGTATTTCTGTACCGTTGGGAAAATCTCTGAAGGCTTGAAGCTGTTAGAATCTATGATCAATGATGGTCCTCGGCCAAATACAGTCACTTTAAATACTCTCCTTATTGGCCTATGCAAGAATCGGTTACTTGGAATGGCagaaaaaatattcaattatgTCAAAGGCGTTGGGATTTCACCCAACACAGTTACATACAATATTCTAATGCGTGCTTCAGTACGGGAAGACAATGATTTACTCTTATATGAACTATCAAGGGATATGCATTGCCAGAATATAAAACCAGATGCTAGCACCTATGGCTGCTTCATTTATAGTCTTTGTAGGGGAG GTTATCAGAGGCTGATGTAG
- the LOC140831072 gene encoding uncharacterized protein isoform X1, which translates to MYSILLYFSPKIFTGKRSRFHSPFMSLSTLCCAAQDAYLLSEHDVELDLSYTELQQRMQKHATTGSIINALNTLNFTRHVKPTVSDYNWMIYRYFKSDSVVLDELFEVYIGMKRFGPTPNLLTYNTFLNGLIFLGSLKDAILIVEDMINCGFLPSFTVISKLLRRLLKVGNVVDSAIVFELMLSVNYIPSYYNVSALIRDLCKAGMVQKAYFFFLVILEKEYFPCGCLFDHILWSLCKSEQSHLTLAFVGWLKKKGIAPTVRSYTALVCGFSRERLWIEAFNCLNEMENDGYKPHLITYTIVIKSLCDDGKVDEALRYVGKMEKAGCVPDLVTYNIVLRELCHQGRVVEVGELIRIIDQKGFFPDLFTYSALAGGMLKSDNVEIANKLLVDTVLRSCSIDDVVYNIYLHSTSCHGNSRETLLLMESMMEKGFKPTSVSYNTVLKGLCKENYVDEALELLDSANWPTNGPDLISFNTILSAACKQGNSSMIRRILYRMEFEGIKLDVVSSTCLIQYFCTVGKISEGLKLLESMINDGPRPNTVTLNTLLIGLCKNRLLGMAEKIFNYVKGVGISPNTVTYNILMRASVREDNDLLLYELSRDMHCQNIKPDASTYGCFIYSLCRGGKISLALQLRDQLLENEISANIFIYNAILEAMFKKGMFWQIMLLFKDMAMDGCEPNEGSFDILKRASRNGWMRNYPRALKIVELVMSGNLDRMGGRPVRKIT; encoded by the coding sequence ATGTATTCTATCCTtctttatttttcaccaaaaatctTCACTGGGAAAAGATCTCGTTTTCACTCCCCTTTCATGAGTCTGTCCACTTTGTGTTGTGCTGCACAAGATGCTTACTTGTTATCAGAACATGATGTGGAGCTGGATTTGAGTTACACTGAACTGCAACAGAGAATGCAGAAGCATGCAACTACAGGTAGCATTATAAATGCCCTCAACACTTTGAATTTCACAAGGCATGTGAAACCAACTGTTTCCGACTACAATTGGATGATTTATCGCTATTTCAAATCTGATAGTGTCGTGCTTGATGAGTTGTTTGAGGTTTATATTGGAATGAAAAGATTCGGTCCGACCCCAAATTTGTTGACATACAATACCTTTTTGAACGGGCTTATTTTTCTTGGGAGTTTAAAAGATGCGATTTTAATTGTTGAAGATATGATAAATTGTGGGTTTTTGCCTTCCTTCACGGTTATATCTAAATTGTTGAGGAGGCTGCTGAAAGTTGGAAATGTTGTAGATTCTGCAATAGTGTTTGAGCTTATGTTGAGTGTCAATTACATTCCTAGTTATTACAATGTGAGTGCCTTGATTCGGGATCTTTGTAAAGCTGGAATGGTTCAAAAAGCATATTTTTTCTTCTTGGTAATTTTGGAGAAGGAATACTTTCCATGTGGTTGTCTTTTCGATCATATATTATGGTCTTTGTGCAAGTCTGAGCAGAGTCACCTGACATTGGCTTTTGTCGGCTGGTTAAAAAAGAAGGGCATTGCACCTACTGTTCGCTCGTATACTGCTTTAGTTTGTGGCTTTAGTAGAGAAAGGTTGTGGATTGAAGCCTTTAATTGTTTAAATGAGATGGAAAATGATGGTTATAAGCCTCATCTGATAACTTACACTATAGTTATCAAGTCTCTTTGTGATGACGGGAAAGTTGACGAGGCATTAAGGTATGTGGGTAAAATGGAAAAGGCAGGGTGTGTTCCTGATTTGGTCACATACAATATAGTTCTACGTGAGCTTTGCCATCAAGGTAGGGTGGTTGAAGTCGGTGAACTTATTCGCATTATTGATCAAAAGGGTTTCTTTCCAGATTTGTTTACATATTCTGCTTTGGCGGGAGGCATGCTGAAAAGTGACAACGTTGAGATTGCCAATAAGCTGTTAGTTGATACTGTTTTGAGGAGCTGTTCTATAGATGATGTAGTTTACAATATATATCTGCATTCGACATCCTGTCATGGTAATTCGAGGGAAACATTGTTGCTGATGGAGAGTATGATGGAGAAGGGATTTAAACCAACCAGTGTGTCGTACAATACAGTTTTGAAAGGTTTGTGCAAGGAAAACTACGTCGATGAAGCTTTAGAATTATTGGACAGTGCTAACTGGCCTACCAATGGACCGGATTTGATTTCCTTCAATACAATCTTGTCTGCAGCTTGTAAACAGGGAAATTCATCCATGATACGGCGGATTTTGTACAGGATGGAATTCGAAGGAATAAAACTTGATGTTGTAAGTTCAACATGTCTGATCCAGTATTTCTGTACCGTTGGGAAAATCTCTGAAGGCTTGAAGCTGTTAGAATCTATGATCAATGATGGTCCTCGGCCAAATACAGTCACTTTAAATACTCTCCTTATTGGCCTATGCAAGAATCGGTTACTTGGAATGGCagaaaaaatattcaattatgTCAAAGGCGTTGGGATTTCACCCAACACAGTTACATACAATATTCTAATGCGTGCTTCAGTACGGGAAGACAATGATTTACTCTTATATGAACTATCAAGGGATATGCATTGCCAGAATATAAAACCAGATGCTAGCACCTATGGCTGCTTCATTTATAGTCTTTGTAGGGGAGGTAAGATATCACTCGCCCTTCAACTTAGGGACCAATTGCTTGAGAATGAGATTTctgctaatatttttatttacaatGCTATACTGGAAGCAATGTTCAAGAAAGGAATGTTTTGGCAAATAATGTTACTTTTTAAAGATATGGCCATGGATGGCTGTGAACCAAATGAAGGTTCATTTGACATTTTGAAAAGAGCATCAAGAAACGGTTGGATGAGGAATTACCCTAGAGCTTTAAAAATTGTTGAACTTGTCATGAGTGGCAACTTGGACCGTATGGGTGGAAGACCTGTGAGAAAGATTACATAA